CCCCATCCTGTTTCAGCCTATATCCATCAATCACATGGACCTGCGCAACCGCATGGTGATGCCTGCCATGCATCTGAATTATTGCACCGACGGCACGGTAACGGACCGGTTGGTGCGGTTTTACGAAGAGCGAGCCAAAGGCGGCGTGGGCCTCATCATCGTGGGTGGTTGCCTTGTAGACGAATGGTCCGGCGGGCAGACCATGGTCGGCCTTGACAAAGACGAATACATTCCCGGCCTCAAGGCACTTACGGCGGCCTGCAAAGCCCACGGCGCCAAGGTCGCGGCCCAGCTCTACATGGCGGGCGCGTATGCGCATCAGGCGTTGATACGGCGCGACGCGTTAAGCTCGTCCAGTCACCGGTCGAAATTCACGAACGAAAACGCCCAGGGAATGACCTTGGAAGACATCCGGATGGTCACCGGAGATTTCGTTTCGGCGGCCGTTCGAGCCAAGGAAGCCGGATTTGACATGGTCGAGGTTCTGGCCGCGGCGGGATACCTCATTTCGCAGTTCCTGTCGCCGGTGATCAACAAACGCGAGGATGAATACGGAGGTCCCCTCGAGAACCGGATGCGTTTCGGCATCGATGTGATACGGGCCGTTCGGAAAGCCGTGGGTGACGATTTCTGCGTGGGCGTCCGTATCGCGGGAAACGACTTCGTGCCGGGGAGTCACACCAACAAGGAAGCTCAGCTTTTCGCCAGGGCCTGTCAGGGAGCGGGCGCCGACCTGATCAACGTAACCGGGGGATGGCATGAAACGCGCGTGCCGCAGATCACGGGAGATCTTCCACGCGCCGGTTTCGCGTATCTGGCCCGGGGCATACGCGAGGCCGTGAGCGTTCCCGTAGCCGCGAGCAATCGCATCGGTCGGCCGGACCTGGCCGAAGAGCTGTTGCGCGAGGGCTTCGGCGATCTCATCTGTTTTGGACGCTCGCTCATCGCCGATCCCGAACTTCCGAAGAAAGCCATCGAGGGCCGGAATGACGAAATTCGCCCCTGTATCGCCTGCAACCAGAAATGTTTCGATCATGTATTTGCCGTCAAACCGGTCGGTTGTCTGGTCAATGCGGAAGCCGGCGAAGAATGTCGGACGAACATCACCAAGACGGAAACGCCCGGAAAATTGGCGGTCGCGGGCGGCGGCGCCGCAGGGTGCGAAGGACCGAGTTTCTGGAACTGTTTCGCTACTACGCCGCCGCTATGGCCAAAGCGGGCGTCGACGTGCGGCTAGGCAAGGGATTCACCGCGGACCATGCCCGCAAGGGCGGATACGACGCCGTCTTCTTGGCCACAGGGGCGGAGTCCCTCGTGCCGGATATTCCGGGCATGGACGCTCCTCACGTGGTGCAGGCCTGGGACGTGCTTAAAGGGACCGCTCGGACCGGCCGGAATGTGGTGGTCGTGGGCGGGGGCGCCGTGGGTCTCGAAACCGGCATTTATCTGGCCAAAAAGGGCGCCCTCACACCCCAACAGCTCTACTTCCTCATGCTCCACGACGCCGAATCGCCTGAAACCCTCAAGGAACTCATGGGCAGAGGCGCAAAGAAGGTCACCGTCATTGAAATGACCCCCGAACTGGGCAGAGACATCGGCCGCTCGACACGCTGGACCGTGCTGAAAAAGACGAAACTGTACGGCGTTACCCTATTGAACAACACGAAGCTGTTGGAAGTGCGTCCCGATCGCGTGGTGGTCCGGGACAAGGCGGACGAAATCGTGGAAATACCCGCGGACACGGTGGTCATGGCCGTGGGCGCCCGCCCCGCAAACCGGTTGTACCGGGAGATCGAGGCGATGCTGCCCGGCCGGGTCCGTGTCATCGGCGACGCGGAGAGCGCTTCCAACGCGGCCGGGGCAGTGGAAGCCGGATTCCGGGCGGCCATGGAACTCTAACTGCAGTTTATCACTGCGAGGGAAACCTTAACCGGTTTGTGGTCATTCACGGGGGGAAGACCTCTGAAAAGGCTTCAATATGCCATGCCGTCCTTTCCGCGGCGGCAATCTTTTGGAGTTTGTGCGGCCTCTCATCCCTGATTTCAATTCCTAGCGGATGGATTGTGAAAGGACGAGAGGCGGCTGTACCCTGCGCATCATCAACGTGCGTGAAGTCGCACCCGGGGCGCGGCCTCTTGTTACTTCGCAATGCGGACAACGAGTTGGCCGCGCCGGCCGGTGTGAGGTAGGATTCGATACATTCGAACGGTTTCGCCAAATGCTGCGCAACGCGCACCCTACCGTGGGTATCCTCCGATCAGGTCGAAACAACCTCATCTGTTTGCCCGGATGTCCGGGCGGGTTTGCCGCAGGTCCTGAGCCGGTCGATGGAAAACCAGCCCCCTGCGACTTTGGGACCGGATGTCCGGACTCAAACTCCTTCTCCCTCTGGGAGAAGGTCGGGATGAGGGTGTGTTGTCGGATGGACGGCCCGGACAGACTCGATAATACGGAGGGCATTGTTGGAGCAGACGTTGTCCGGGCGGGTTTGAAACCAGCCCCTACGGCTTTGCAAGATAAATCCGGAGAAGGTCGGGAAATCGAAGCCGCCGTAAAACCGGTATTCAGGATAGAAGGTTGGGATAGCGAGCGTAACCTAACGCCTTGAATTACCTTGATTTCACCCCTCGACACAACCTGTAGATTCGGCCGTTCACATGAGCCTCCGTAACCGCCGTATCAGCTTCAGCTTCCGCACCTTGAACCGCAGGGTCTCGACGTCGGTCCACCCCCGCATATGGCAGTTCAGGCAGGGTTTCTTCAGACGGCCCGTGACCAGTCCCTGCCTGTAGGCTTTGATGGCGGAATTGTTGAGCATGGCGCCCAGGCCTGGTCCTTCATACAGGTCGCCTACCCTTTCCTGTGTGACGCAGCACGGCCGCACCGAGCCGTCGGCTCCGATAAACACCACGTCCCACGGATCCAGACAGTCCCGGGTCCGGGTTTCACCACGGGGATAGGACGGTCCGGGCTCAATTCCGTTCAAACCATGTGTAGGATGTGCGTAGCCGTCGGCGATCCGGCCTTCATCGAAATGCGCTTTCAGGCTGTCCAGCAGCGGTTCTTGAATCTCGCATTCGGCGCCGCGGCGACGGATGGTTTCGGAGACGCGCCGCATCAGACCGGGCAGACGCCCTGTTTCCCTCTCGGACAACCGGGCGATGGGCCGCACGAAAAAACCGTCGTGTTCCGAAGGGTATTCCACCAGGTTGCAGAAGGTGAACCGGCGCACATTTTGGGCCAGCCCGAAGGCCGCCAGGTCCGACAGGCCGAAGACGGTCTTGTCCGAAACCACGATGGACCAGCCGAAACGAGGCGGCTTGCGTCCCTGAGCAAAGGCTTCGTCGCGGATCATTGTCATGTTACGGACGATGGTCCGAAGATCGGCGCCGCGCATGCCCTCATCGAGCAGCCTTTCGCAGTAGTCGCGCCACCGGTTCACCGTGGTGGTTTCCCCATGCCCGTGCACCGAAACCAGTGAGACCTCCCTTGCTTTCAGATCTCGAAGGATATCCTCAAACCGGCTCAGATCCAGGTCCATGGCTTTGTAGCCGGCCTGTCGTGAAGCGCAATAGACACATTTCAGATTACAACCCGTGGTGAATTCGACAAACGCGTGGTTCGTGTAGTCGGAGCGCATCAGATCCCCCACCACGGGAGACAGAAAGCGTTCGCCCATCTTTCCTATTGGGATGCCGGAAGCCCGCATCGCTCTCTTGAACCGTTTGAGCACTTTGTCCACGACAGGATTCATCTGTTCAACTCGAGAAGTGGTGGATCGGTTAGAACCGTCGATCGTATTATCCCATCTTTTACGCCCTGTGCAAGTTTAATGGGAGCGGCAAAGCCGACCTGCCCTGAAATTCGTGTCCGGGAGCGGGATAGGCATCGCGGAATATGCACGAAAGAGTTTGAGAACGACCGGTCGTCCGGACTACACTGTATGCATTGCGTCATGGCGAGGGTTTCCATTTTCACTTTCAAAAGGAGTACGGGTATGAGGAGGCCGGCGGGTGTTCTATTGATTTTATCCACGTTACTACTCACCTCCGGATCGTCGGGGGCCGCCCCCGAGTGGACCTTTGACCCCAACCATTGCGAGATTGTGTTCAAAATCAGGCACATCTTCGCCTATGTATCCGGAGTTTTTGAAAAATTCGACGGGAAAGTCCTTTTTGATCCCAACGATCTCGAGGGAAGCTTCATCCACGTCCGGATAGAAGTAAACAGCATCGATACCAGGATCGAAAAGCGGGACGAGCATTTGCGTTCGGAGGAGTTCCTCGACGCGCAGAAATTTCCGTATATGACATTCACCAGCTCCGAGATTGTGCACAAGAAAGACAACGACTATATCGCCCGAGGGAAACTGAAGATCAAAGACGTGATTCTGCAGATCGAACTCCCTTTTACCTACCTCGGCAGCAGGACCGACCCTTTCAACGACAAGCAGGAGGTAGCGGGTTTCGACGCTGAATACGAGCTGGACCGTCTGATCTACCATGTGGGTAGCGGCAAATACTACGAGCAGGGAGTAATCGGCAAAGACGTGACCATTTCCATCCACGTTGAGCTCCTCCGAGCCCGATAGACGTTGCCGTGAATAGGGGAATGCGACGGCTCCGGCGTCCGACCGGATCGAACGATATAGAACCGCGAAGGTCCGTTCCGAAGGTCTCGCGGACAGGTTCGATCCGGTCGGGAGGAGGATATGGCTTTCTCCGGTGAGCATTCAACGAGACCGTCCGTGACTTTTCAATCCGGACGGCTGAACACATTTTTATCTTGACAAAACAGGTCGCCCTGAATTAGATATTGACCAGCTGGCCGGTTTTTTTGTTCCGTAGTTCTTCCACATCCTGTTTCCTGGTCAGTCTTTTTCCCGGCGGGGGCGACTCGTGTTCAAACCGGCAACCGAAGTTGAAAAGTTCGATCGATTCAGCCACAAAGGCAAGCTGAAAATCGATGAAATCTGCACGAGAGCCGCGGAGGTGTTCAGCAACAAAGGATACCTGACAGCCACTCTCGCCGATGTCGCCAATGCCGTGGGTATTAGTAAAGGAGGCATTTACCACTACTTCTCAACCAAGGAAGAACTTCTTTTTTTGATTCTGTTACGCTATATGGATCAGACGCTGCAAGAATTGAAAGAAAAACTAAAATCAATGGATGACCACAGGAATAGAATACGCCTGTTCATCCACCATCATATCGCCCACTATCGTGACAACTTCCACCAATCTCGCCTCATCCTTCACGAAGCGCACCATCTTCCTGACGAGTACTACAACCAGGTGAAACAAAAAGAGAGAGAATACGTAAATCTATTGGCGGAGAATATCCGCGGTTTGGTCACGGGATATAAGGATAAACCGCTGAAAATAAAGCTTGTAACCTTTTCCCTGATCGGCATGTGCAACTGGCCGTATATATGGTTCAACCCCAAAGGGTCCGTTCCGCCGGAAGAGCTGGCTGAGGAAATATATAAGGTCTTTATCGGCGATCTGCCGATCTGACACTGTTTCAGGCGCGCGAAGGATCACGCCTCCAAAAG
The genomic region above belongs to Deltaproteobacteria bacterium and contains:
- a CDS encoding NADH:flavin oxidoreductase, with protein sequence MTSPILFQPISINHMDLRNRMVMPAMHLNYCTDGTVTDRLVRFYEERAKGGVGLIIVGGCLVDEWSGGQTMVGLDKDEYIPGLKALTAACKAHGAKVAAQLYMAGAYAHQALIRRDALSSSSHRSKFTNENAQGMTLEDIRMVTGDFVSAAVRAKEAGFDMVEVLAAAGYLISQFLSPVINKREDEYGGPLENRMRFGIDVIRAVRKAVGDDFCVGVRIAGNDFVPGSHTNKEAQLFARACQGAGADLINVTGGWHETRVPQITGDLPRAGFAYLARGIREAVSVPVAASNRIGRPDLAEELLREGFGDLICFGRSLIADPELPKKAIEGRNDEIRPCIACNQKCFDHVFAVKPVGCLVNAEAGEECRTNITKTETPGKLAVAGGGAAGCEGPSFWNCFATTPPLWPKRASTCG
- a CDS encoding FAD-dependent oxidoreductase — translated: MRRTEFLELFRYYAAAMAKAGVDVRLGKGFTADHARKGGYDAVFLATGAESLVPDIPGMDAPHVVQAWDVLKGTARTGRNVVVVGGGAVGLETGIYLAKKGALTPQQLYFLMLHDAESPETLKELMGRGAKKVTVIEMTPELGRDIGRSTRWTVLKKTKLYGVTLLNNTKLLEVRPDRVVVRDKADEIVEIPADTVVMAVGARPANRLYREIEAMLPGRVRVIGDAESASNAAGAVEAGFRAAMEL
- a CDS encoding SPASM domain-containing protein; the encoded protein is MNPVVDKVLKRFKRAMRASGIPIGKMGERFLSPVVGDLMRSDYTNHAFVEFTTGCNLKCVYCASRQAGYKAMDLDLSRFEDILRDLKAREVSLVSVHGHGETTTVNRWRDYCERLLDEGMRGADLRTIVRNMTMIRDEAFAQGRKPPRFGWSIVVSDKTVFGLSDLAAFGLAQNVRRFTFCNLVEYPSEHDGFFVRPIARLSERETGRLPGLMRRVSETIRRRGAECEIQEPLLDSLKAHFDEGRIADGYAHPTHGLNGIEPGPSYPRGETRTRDCLDPWDVVFIGADGSVRPCCVTQERVGDLYEGPGLGAMLNNSAIKAYRQGLVTGRLKKPCLNCHMRGWTDVETLRFKVRKLKLIRRLRRLM
- a CDS encoding YceI family protein: MRRPAGVLLILSTLLLTSGSSGAAPEWTFDPNHCEIVFKIRHIFAYVSGVFEKFDGKVLFDPNDLEGSFIHVRIEVNSIDTRIEKRDEHLRSEEFLDAQKFPYMTFTSSEIVHKKDNDYIARGKLKIKDVILQIELPFTYLGSRTDPFNDKQEVAGFDAEYELDRLIYHVGSGKYYEQGVIGKDVTISIHVELLRAR
- a CDS encoding TetR/AcrR family transcriptional regulator, with the protein product MFKPATEVEKFDRFSHKGKLKIDEICTRAAEVFSNKGYLTATLADVANAVGISKGGIYHYFSTKEELLFLILLRYMDQTLQELKEKLKSMDDHRNRIRLFIHHHIAHYRDNFHQSRLILHEAHHLPDEYYNQVKQKEREYVNLLAENIRGLVTGYKDKPLKIKLVTFSLIGMCNWPYIWFNPKGSVPPEELAEEIYKVFIGDLPI